The Candidatus Saganbacteria bacterium nucleotide sequence TCCATCAGTCTTTTTTGTCATGATGTTTAGAACGCCCTTCCTTTAAGCATCAATAAATGCTCGATGATGGGTCCGAGAGAAAGTGCGGGGAAAAATGTCAAGACCCCGACTATTATTATAACTCCCACAAGAAGAGCCGCGAACAGAAAATTATCCGTAGTAAAAGTGCCGCTTGAGACAGGCGTTATTTTTTTTACCGCGAGGCTGCCGGCTATCACCATCGCGGGGATTATCACCCCGAACCTTCCTATGATCATAGCTATACCAAGAAGAACGTTATAAAAGACCGTATTCGCATTGAGACCCGCAAAAGCGCTGCCATTGTTCTGGGATGCCGAGGAAAAAGCATAAAGCATCTCACTGAAACCATGAGGACCTTTACTGAGCAGACTTGAAAGGCCAGCCGGCAGAACACACGCTGCTGCCGTTCCAAGGAGTATCGCGGCAGACGGAAGAAGTATCGAAAGTATGACCATCTGCACTTCTTTGCGCTCGATCTTTTTGCCGAGATATTCCGGTGTACGCCCCACCATCAGCCCTGCAAGGAACACCGTGAGCAGGACCATGTGGAGCATTCCGTACATACCTGACCCAACGCCTCCGAATATTATCTCGCCAAGCATCAGATTGAACAGGGCGATTCCTCCGGTAATGGGCGTCAGAGACGAATGCATAGCATTTACCGATCCGTTGGAGACTGAGGTAGTGGCAGTTGCCCAGATCACGCTGTTTGTTATTCCCAGCCTCATCTCCTGTCCTTCGTGTATCGTCGTGACAGCAGTATTCGAATATGAAAATTCGGAAAACAAAGCTACCCCGAGAGAAATGGCAAAAACAGCGAACATTACATAGAATAAAAGCCATCCGTGTTTTTTGTTACCGATCATCACTCCATATGTATATACCAGAGCTGCCGGCAGCATCAGAAGAGCAAGCATCTCAAGGAAATTAGATAATGGCGTCGGGTTTTCATAAGGATGAGCGCTGTTCGCGTTAAAGAAACCTCCGCCGTTCGTACCCAGCTGTTTTATCGCGATCTGCGAGGCGGCCGGGCCCATCGGCAGCGTCTGCGAAGATCCCTGCACAGTAACGGCCGTCTTATATGGAGAAAAGTTCTGTATTACGCCCTGACCCGCGAGCAGGACCGCAAGGATCACTGATAAAGGCAATAATACATATATAAGAGTTCGGACAATGTCTACCCAGAAATTCCCCAGCGACTTCGCTGTTTTTGAGATTATTCCCCGAGTGAGCGCCAGGAATACTGCAAACCCAGTTGCCGCACTTAAGAAATTCTGTACAGCAAGACCCAGCATTTGTGTAAGATAGCTCATCGTCGACTCGCCGGCGTAACCCTGCCAGTTCGTGTTCGTCATAAAGCTCGCGGCCGTGTTAAACGCGCTGTCCCAGCTTACGTTTGCCAGATTTTGGGGGTTCAGAGGAAGATAGCGCTGCGTCAGTTGAAGGACAAAAACGAACAAAAACCCTATAAAGTTGAACCATAGAAGTGCTTTTGTATAATCTTTCCAGTCCATCTCCTCTTCTTCGTCAATCCCGCATACTTTATATATAAGTTTTTCAAGCCAGCCGAGCAAAACGTGCATGAAAGTCTTTTTCCCCTGAAAGACCTTTGCCATAAAAAGGCCCAGGACCGGGGTAAGCAATATGAGTGCGGCACAATAAACAATCACCTGAAAATAATCAATGCTTTTCATGAATATCCCTTAGAATTTCTCCGGGTTCATCATCGCGTATACGAGATAGCCCAGCATAACGAGCGCTATCAGACCTGACAAAATAAAACCCATATTATATTCCTTTTGGTTGATTATAACAGGTTAACAGGCCTTATTTAAATCGTCCTGTCATCAACAATATTGTATAAACGATCGACATTCCGATCAGATAAACGGCACCGAATATGAAGACTATTACTACTATCCCTGCAATAATACTTATCATGGATAAATCCTATCATCGTGTCAAGTCAAATTGGAGTAAAAAGGCAATCTCAACCCGTAAAAATAGCGTAAAATACCAAGGATATTTGTTCGAATGTTTATAGTGGCTGCGGGACTAGGATTCGAACCTAGACAGCCAGCTTCAGAGACTGGCGTCCTACCATTAGACGATCCCGCAAAGAGAATTACTAATGACTAATGCTTAATGACTAATGAAGGAGTAATTATTTAATAATAATATTTTCATTAATTAGACATTAGTCATTAGTAATTAGTCATTTTATTGAACAAGAATATTATATCAGGATTTCGACTTACGTATAATCGCGGCAAGTATCAATATAATCTCGCGGCATTCACTTGTAATGTTTTCAAGTTCTTTTTTGTTATCAGCATTGTTAATTAATTCGGCTTCTTTCATTATTTTAAGCCAATATTCGGTTTCCTGAGCCTCCTTTTTTGCTATAAAGACTTTAT carries:
- the kdpA gene encoding potassium-transporting ATPase subunit KdpA — protein: MKSIDYFQVIVYCAALILLTPVLGLFMAKVFQGKKTFMHVLLGWLEKLIYKVCGIDEEEEMDWKDYTKALLWFNFIGFLFVFVLQLTQRYLPLNPQNLANVSWDSAFNTAASFMTNTNWQGYAGESTMSYLTQMLGLAVQNFLSAATGFAVFLALTRGIISKTAKSLGNFWVDIVRTLIYVLLPLSVILAVLLAGQGVIQNFSPYKTAVTVQGSSQTLPMGPAASQIAIKQLGTNGGGFFNANSAHPYENPTPLSNFLEMLALLMLPAALVYTYGVMIGNKKHGWLLFYVMFAVFAISLGVALFSEFSYSNTAVTTIHEGQEMRLGITNSVIWATATTSVSNGSVNAMHSSLTPITGGIALFNLMLGEIIFGGVGSGMYGMLHMVLLTVFLAGLMVGRTPEYLGKKIERKEVQMVILSILLPSAAILLGTAAACVLPAGLSSLLSKGPHGFSEMLYAFSSASQNNGSAFAGLNANTVFYNVLLGIAMIIGRFGVIIPAMVIAGSLAVKKITPVSSGTFTTDNFLFAALLVGVIIIVGVLTFFPALSLGPIIEHLLMLKGRAF
- the kdpF gene encoding K(+)-transporting ATPase subunit F, with protein sequence MGFILSGLIALVMLGYLVYAMMNPEKF
- a CDS encoding four helix bundle protein; translated protein: MEIQDRTLRFAVQIVKFIKRISKNPSINIINDQLLRSAASIGANMTEADSACSKKDFINKVFIAKKEAQETEYWLKIMKEAELINNADNKKELENITSECREIILILAAIIRKSKS